The Brassica rapa cultivar Chiifu-401-42 chromosome A10, CAAS_Brap_v3.01, whole genome shotgun sequence genome segment acaaaataaattaggaaTATTTATGCGAGGACAAAAAGTTGCTTACACACGATATATGCCCCGTAGATCCATCCAGTGTGCAAGCCTTGAAAACCGAGGAAATTCAGGTGTCACAAATGGATCAATTGGAAGGATTACCTCAGGTGTTACAGGTATAGGAGGGTTTCTAGGTCGTATTGGCCTCTTCTCTTCTCGCTGTAGAAAAGGAAGCAAATCTACTGGCTGAgcatttgctttcttcttcttaccaacaTCAGGCTTcccctttaattaaaaataaagacaaaaattcaggatcgtttttatctttatacttgaatgccttcctaatatgaagtaaaaatattttttataccttTTTTGCATGATCGTCTTGACTTGGTTTCACACTCTTACCCTGCTTTACTTCCATCTGTGAAACAAAACCGATATATCAAACTATTGACCTGAACTTCAATTCAAGTGgatcttattcatttttattacctcTTTTGCCATTTTCCCAACACCATCTTCTGATGGACCAGCTGCTTCATTTTTCTTACAAGCGACAGCCTTCGCCTTCCCCTTTTTGAATGACAAAAATTCAGAtacatttatatcttaattcctagtatgatgtataaatatttcatacctTTTTATCACCATCTCCTTCACTTGGATTCACACTCTGCGTCTGCTCTTCTTCCATCTGAAAATCAATACCGAGATATTAAACAAAtgacattatttttcaattcaagtgatccaaggcatttgttttaccttttttgtCATCTCCCAAACACCATCTACCCATTTTCTTGGTTTTCGCATCTCAGAATGGTGGAAGTAAATTTGTTCTTTAGAATTGTTCAAAGAGACAAAACACGAGCCATCAAACAAAATGACTTTAACTTTTCCAGCGCACCAGGCACCATTGTCGAACGCCTCCACGTCCTGCATTAGCTCATAACTTTTCTTCGCTCCAGATCTCTCAGGTGGTGGTTGAGGACGTATTCTGTCAATTGATACACGTGTCTCAAcactccttttcctcttcttttcgTCCAGAGACGGGACGGAGTACTCAACTTTCACCATCTCAACCCCATCAACCAAATATGTTGCCAACACATTTCCTGGATACCATTTATGACAAGTATTGTCATCTTGTGATGAAATCTCCACATTTGCTCCGATCTCAAAGGGATTTTGAACTCTGCTTTCTACATCCTGTGATGGTTTAGATTCAAGGATATCCAGTCATTTTGATAGTTGCTGTATATTtattaaaggttttaatgaaagTAATACCTTATTTTGCTCTGTTAAAAGATTTCTGCGAGCTCGGGTATTTGGCTGTGTGTCGGAAATGTTTGGTGAAATGATCTCATTCATAAGCTCGTGAGTCTCCTGAATTCAGGAATGGTTGAATGAACACGTACAAGGGCTTCCAAAAATTACTTGAAAAgtccaattttttaaagaagGTACCTGCTGCGTCTGAATTGGAGTAAGGACTGGAGTCTCAATATTCTGTTGAGCTATTGGAGAACCAGGTGTCTCTTTCGTGATCTCATTCATAGGCTCTCGTGTATCCTGAAGTCAGGAATGGGATTATGAACACGTACAAGAACTTCCAAAATTAATTTAAGTACAaccaaattcataattttataaataccaacagttttcaaaattatacttgcctcattgttaagttgttcatctgcttgatctgcattggCTTCACCTTGTCTGGAAGCCGTCTCATGAAATGGAGTTGTGTCAGTCTGTGCAAGTACAACAAAAATTAGGAAGGCAATCCTAAATATGTATAACATCttccaaaattacttgacaactcaaaaaaaaactgaatcaagaactagataaacattaattttaatttccgaaaaaaaagttacctcattgtttggagtttcatatGAAGTAACTCTTTGTAGTTTCTCTAGTTTTGTCACACGTTCTTTAATCTGTTTCCTGTCTTTTTCAATCAAACACAAACGATCGTTCATGATCCTTAAATTATCTCCCACCATCTCGCTGATTCTGTTGATCTTTGATTCCAAAGACTCCTCCTGatacgaagaagaagcttgacTCATCCCTCCATTCCCAAACAGTAAAGATGCTCTTCTTATTTGTTCATTAGCACCGTATAGGTCTACTGACATGTTTCGCCAATctctaattttaaacttataaccTCTCTTGGATAAATCGGCCATGTCATCCAGATCTTTATTAGCTTCGTCTTCCATGCAAACATCAGCTTCTGGATCATTAGAAATAGGAGGTAGGATGCATGTGACCTTAAGCtgaaaccataaaaataattagcttttaaatggagaatcataaggcaaaacagaaacaagaaaaaaataatgtaaaaacttACATGATCTTTGATTTCAATTAGGAGAACATCTATCAGCTGTGGAGAAGCTATTTGAAGGTACTTCTCACACAAAAATATTGGGGTAGACGGTTGAACGCTCAGAATAGGAACAACTTGACTGAATGCATACTGTAGCAAAGGTACTGACTCAAGTATCCATATAAGAAATGCCATAGGGAATCCTTGCAaatcataattgtttttgtcGAGGCTTTTGTCGACAGCTCTCTGAAGTGATTTTAACAGCAAATTATAAGCTGTTCTCCCCCATGGGTATGTCATCAAGACATCCATATCCTGCGCTATTTTCACATAATCCAAAGTAAAAGTTGTGCCACCGTCGAGAAGGCTCTTCTGTAGTAGTATGCTCTCAATCAGGAGGAGCATTGCAAGGCAGAATCTCTCatcagaagcatcttctcttgtgtttctgagctgCTTCTCCACGTCCTTTACTGTATGAGTACGCCCTTTTAGGAAGTCCCACTTAAATTTCTCGGTTTCCTCTCGTGGTTCTCTTGCTTCACCACTACATTTCAAACCAGTCACCATGTGGaattctcttatagagaacctCATTGGCTGAGCACCAAAATGGAACCATGCTTCGTGTCTCTTCACTGTCTTGATGCTTTTGGTGAGAACTGCGTGCACTATCTTAGCTGATAATTTCAAAGACCTCTCTCCAAGCTTGATCACCGGTCCCAAAAACGTCCCTCTTATTCTGTTGAACTCATCATTTCCTAGAATTTCCTTAACAGTTTTGATATAAGCAACTATCGAGTGTTGGTTTATCGATATCGTCTTCTCTGGCTCTGATCCAATCGGATACCTCAGCTCAGGCAGTGCTAGTCTTAATGGTAATGGATCTcccatcttgtttctatcctgcgtaaacaagaaaaatttatttgtctaaattaattaaaatccaATTTTCAGGAAGGGTTTCCTGAAACAATACAAATCCTTCCTGAAGTCTATACACATGTTTTCACATGAACTAGAATTCTACCAATCATATTAGGTTAAAACGAGCAAGTCTATACACAAGCAAAAACCAGGAGACCAATCTCtcagaaagaaaacacacataaggTTGAATCTGCAACATACCTTAAAGAGATAGAGCTCTAGAAATGGTTTTTCTCGGAGAATAGAGAGAGCTCGCGTaaaagatcgagagagagagagagttctggagATGGGTTTTCGTCGGAGATCGAGAGATatggagatgagagagagattcgAGAGGCGGAGACGAGTGAGATTCGAGAAGTTTGAAACGGCGAGAGTGTTGAGACGGCAagagttttgtcttttttcaatcgaaatgtattgttttggaaacctatcctatattaattggtttaagtatgcttatgtaatattctttaacagatgattctcctcagaccAGCGGTTAAACCAAGGCATTTCATAACTCAAAAGTCTCTCTATCCCCGGGTTCGATatgtggtggattcaaaatcattttaatttttttttgtgttacagtttggagttaaataaaattaaatgtaatccATTAACAGATGATTCTTCTTGGCCTAGTGGCTAAACTCCCACACTATCCAAATACGCAAACTCTCTCCCTCTGGGTTCGATCCTTTGTGGttctaaatttttgttgtcTGTAAACATCACAATTTTAAGCTTACCATATACATGTCCAATCCTTAGTATATAATctcatttcattcttttttacatttgaaacacttaactttttttctggaaacccatccAGAAACATTATTTTAACCTTCCAAGATATATGATACCCAAAAAAATACTTGATATCCTTCCAATCTTTCTTATGTAATCAGACGCCAacaacataacaaaataaacagtcataactaaaaccgagtcttaactaaaacaaaaaatgttttcatgcaTCATTCTCATTTCCCAAAGCTCTCATCCACAAATTGGTTGAAGATCTCACAAGACAAGGTTCTCCTTAGCTCCAATGCATTGTCATCATTAATCTTTGTCATGTCTCCTATCTTCAATGACTGGCACTCCAGAATCTTGACAAGAAATATCCCACAGTTGAAAGGATGTTTTGTCTTGGGTAAACCTTGTGCCTGCTCAATCTCAAATGGAATCATCTTCACTTTATCTACCTCATCACCAGAAGATTCCACCAGCAGATTAGAAATCAACACtgtcatatttaaaaatcaatatcaagATAGAATCAGTTGAATATTTCAAACCAAGAAACAGTTGAATACATCAAATACAAATTGTTTATACATACCTGCCAACTTTTTCACTTGAGGAATATCAATGCTGttgctttccttttgaaaacaatcatatactgtgattcttttcttcttcaaatgaatTTCCATCCCAATCCAGACATTGCTTTTTTTTCCAAGAGTAATCCCATACacaacatcaacatcttctccCCATGTCTTCTCTGGATATACCTTCCCTCTCACAGTATCTTTAAATAAATCGTTGAAAATCTTTTTACCTTTGaccttttctttcttgtaagCCAAATCATCAGAGAGCAAGCAATGCAAGAACTCCATAGGTAGGAAGCACGCCTTTGGAATCTTGTAGTTGTGGAACCAAGCAGCATTCTCATTTCTTCTGCAATTTAGCATTGCAAAGGCTCCATCAATGTGCTGCAAAAAAAAGGCAAACATTATCTAATTTGTTACTATATAATTCCTGAAACTAAACAAATCCttcctgaattttttttaaaaaaaaagctcaaggcaagaacatatgtaaacaaattacctctttcttaaggtccttttttgcattttccatgctttgaaagaaagatttccttATCTTATTATCATTGATTGATAGGGACCTGCAGTCGATTAAAGATTCAAAGGAATTACCAAACctcttatacataaatataagaatatatagacAAGGACAGAAACATGCTTACGTTTCATGCATGCCGGGCTTTAATGTCATCCAATTTTGAAGCCTTGAAAGCTTATGTTCCGCAGGAGTTGAAAACGGATCAACTGCAGGTATAATCTCAGGTATTACAGTTAAAGCCGGATTTCTGTCAGACTTGAATGGAGTTTTTGTGTCTCTAGATCGTTTAGGCACCCTCTCGCTccttcttaggaaaacattatccattcctgaattttgtgatgaggcagcagctttccttttcttatcaGGCTTCACCTTTAATCAAACAATAGACACCaagcaaaatattatcaaatttgttGCAATCGGAATTTCTGGAAACCATTCCTGAAACTAAAATGTATGTATATCAAACAATTCACGTGAAGTATAATTCTAGTTATGATTTACCTTATCTGCCATCTTCCAGACTCCATCTTTCCATTCTCTATGAATTCGCAAATCTGAATGTTTGAatagaatagtttccatagaagTATAGAGACACACCGAGTATGTGTTATCACCAAGTACCATGCTAATTTGTCCGCTGCTCCAGCCATTGTTGTAAAAGGCTTCTACCTTATCCATCATCTCAAAGGATTTTTGGTCACTAGTTGGTGTTGCAGGACGTATTTTGTCAGCCGTGATAGTATCCTGAAGTTTCTGAAGTCTATGTTGGTCTGTGAAGAGTGTCGTGTACTCAACTGTCAGCTCCTCTAGTCCTTCACACAGTTTAAGATCAACAACCTTTCCTGGATACCATATTTCGTCATCAGTAGACAAAATCTCAACCTCTGCGCCTATTTGAAAGTGAGCTAGAAGCCTGCTTACTTCAAcctattaaaaatgaagattCAGTAACATCAGCGGttttaaattgttagaataataattaaagatcAAATATACTCGATGCATACCTCGTTTGTTTCTGAAAAATCTATAGCACTTGTCTGAAGATGCTCTGTTTGCAGAGTAATAGGCGGCATCTTCGAAACATCtgtggaaactagctcagtagTAGGTTCTGTAGTATCCTTGAGATTTTCTTCTGCTTGATTCTGCTCTGATGGTGTCTCATCGGATTGATCTCCCTCACTTGTCTGAAGGTGCTGTGTTTGCGGAGTAAGAGGCTGTGTCTTCGAAACATCtgtggaaactagctcagtagTAGGTTCTGTAGTATCCTTGAGATATTCTTCTGCTTGATTCTTTCTGCTTGATTGTGTATGCTCTCCTTCacttgtagaaaaatattgggtcgcagtttctgtctcactctataagacaaaagtaaatggtaagagttagttgaatagaaaaatattacataaacattttaaatatttcttcttaccaaagcattcttattttcttcaataACTAGTGCAATTAGTGAAGACAATGGAGAGGAAGGTGTGTGATGCACAGCATGTGTATCCTCCTGTAATAACAGTAAAATAAAAGAGGTAGTTATGAAGAAgtttctacaatttaaaattcaagttGTACTTATGAAAGACATTTCTATGCTTACCTTTTTATTGTTTGCTGAAATGATCTCAGTCAATGGCTG includes the following:
- the LOC117128953 gene encoding uncharacterized protein LOC117128953 isoform X2: MNESDDETPALDTQVFSPNLTKEKETETSTDERPSNPNQDGKPDDEIVIESPAAQTQVLQKETLEMNETPSSPISPKSIEAQVFTPIQKQQTVTEETYEATQPLTEIISANNKKEDTHAVHHTPSSPLSSLIALVIEENKNALSETETATQYFSTSEGEHTQSSRKNQAEEYLKDTTEPTTELVSTDVSKTQPLTPQTQHLQTSEGDQSDETPSEQNQAEENLKDTTEPTTELVSTDVSKMPPITLQTEHLQTSAIDFSETNEVEVSRLLAHFQIGAEVEILSTDDEIWYPGKVVDLKLCEGLEELTVEYTTLFTDQHRLQKLQDTITADKIRPATPTSDQKSFEMMDKVEAFYNNGWSSGQISMVLGDNTYSVCLYTSMETILFKHSDLRIHREWKDGVWKMADKVKPDKKRKAAASSQNSGMDNVFLRRSERVPKRSRDTKTPFKSDRNPALTVIPEIIPAVDPFSTPAEHKLSRLQNWMTLKPGMHETSLSINDNKIRKSFFQSMENAKKDLKKEHIDGAFAMLNCRRNENAAWFHNYKIPKACFLPMEFLHCLLSDDLAYKKEKVKGKKIFNDLFKDTVRGKVYPEKTWGEDVDVVYGITLGKKSNVWIGMEIHLKKKRITVYDCFQKESNSIDIPQVKKLAVLISNLLVESSGDEVDKVKMIPFEIEQAQGLPKTKHPFNCGIFLVKILECQSLKIGDMTKINDDNALELRRTLSCEIFNQFVDESFGK
- the LOC117128953 gene encoding uncharacterized protein LOC117128953 isoform X1; the protein is MNESDDETPALDTQVFSPNLTKEKETETSTDERPSNPNQDGKPDDEIVREKLTSESPATQSQVLQKETVEMNETPSSPIAPKSIETPVYTPSQTQQIEREPSDDTPALDTQVFTPNLTKERETQTSTDETPPKTNQEEGKPDDEIVIESPAAQTQVLQKETLEMNETPSSPISPKSIEAQVFTPIQKQQTVTEETYEATQPLTEIISANNKKEDTHAVHHTPSSPLSSLIALVIEENKNALSETETATQYFSTSEGEHTQSSRKNQAEEYLKDTTEPTTELVSTDVSKTQPLTPQTQHLQTSEGDQSDETPSEQNQAEENLKDTTEPTTELVSTDVSKMPPITLQTEHLQTSAIDFSETNEVEVSRLLAHFQIGAEVEILSTDDEIWYPGKVVDLKLCEGLEELTVEYTTLFTDQHRLQKLQDTITADKIRPATPTSDQKSFEMMDKVEAFYNNGWSSGQISMVLGDNTYSVCLYTSMETILFKHSDLRIHREWKDGVWKMADKVKPDKKRKAAASSQNSGMDNVFLRRSERVPKRSRDTKTPFKSDRNPALTVIPEIIPAVDPFSTPAEHKLSRLQNWMTLKPGMHETSLSINDNKIRKSFFQSMENAKKDLKKEHIDGAFAMLNCRRNENAAWFHNYKIPKACFLPMEFLHCLLSDDLAYKKEKVKGKKIFNDLFKDTVRGKVYPEKTWGEDVDVVYGITLGKKSNVWIGMEIHLKKKRITVYDCFQKESNSIDIPQVKKLAVLISNLLVESSGDEVDKVKMIPFEIEQAQGLPKTKHPFNCGIFLVKILECQSLKIGDMTKINDDNALELRRTLSCEIFNQFVDESFGK
- the LOC117128954 gene encoding uncharacterized protein LOC117128954, encoding MEDEANKDLDDMADLSKRGYKFKIRDWRNMSVDLYGANEQIRRASLLFGNGGMSQASSSYQEESLESKINRISEMVGDNLRIMNDRLCLIEKDRKQIKERVTKLEKLQRVTSYETPNNETDTTPFHETASRQGEANADQADEQLNNEDTREPMNEITKETPGSPIAQQNIETPVLTPIQTQQETHELMNEIISPNISDTQPNTRARRNLLTEQNKDVESRVQNPFEIGANVEISSQDDNTCHKWYPGNVLATYLVDGVEMVKVEYSVPSLDEKKRKRSVETRVSIDRIRPQPPPERSGAKKSYELMQDVEAFDNGAWCAGKVKVILFDGSCFVSLNNSKEQIYFHHSEMRKPRKWVDGVWEMTKKMEEEQTQSVNPSEGDGDKKGKAKAVACKKNEAAGPSEDGVGKMAKEMEVKQGKSVKPSQDDHAKKGKPDVGKKKKANAQPVDLLPFLQREEKRPIRPRNPPIPVTPEVILPIDPFVTPEFPRFSRLAHWMDLRGIYRVPFYINGKEIEKEFFQKMDDAENNLNKEHINVAFEMLNCKRVEQGAWFRNNNLPAACFVPVKFLEVVGYAYESVRKPHKKKQTLLEGCVGELVKGLIHPKKVWLEDVDVIYGVIEDKLSYHYIGVEIQLMDNTITLFHCGLPKANIKRALNQIQELAVLISAIKMELLGEEVNFEDISPFEVKFAEGLPKTKFPYNCGIFVVKMLECRSLGLKSMANINDETAMDLRSKLCCEIFDQFMDKDFQEGQRK